The Arachis ipaensis cultivar K30076 chromosome B05, Araip1.1, whole genome shotgun sequence nucleotide sequence ACTTAAATTTCAAATCTACTAAAATATATACTATTAACAATTAATGTTTAGATGATTGGTTAGTATTAGAATTAGTATTGAGTAAGTATATACGAAGGTGAAAATTTAGGTGAAGTcgatttcatgtgaagttgatacttgaaagttgttagatgaaaatttagttaaatcagtgaaattatttaatagtttttagatatcaactttacgtgaagtcaaTTTTACCTGAGTTTCCACCAAGTATAAGTCACTTTAGATGTTAGTAAATTGGTTTAAGAGGTGAGgattctctctctatatatataataagaaatGAGAAATTTGTAACAGTTTTTTTCCATAGACGCATGAAATTTAGTTTAgatacaaaaatataaatatcACTAAAAATGAAAACAATGAAATAACCTAATAATAAAAGTATAACACTGTTATTTTCTTTGAAACTATGCATAACACGGTCCTTCCTACCCcatcattattaaaaattttaacaatGCAAATATGCAATTTTGAGGTAATATATttgtttgtataattttttttttcttggcaaTTATAATTGATGTTGTCCCATTATTCAGAAAAATATATACCTTGCATAATAGGTATCTTATAAAAAGTCAGgccaaaagtaatatataattaattgATAATATATATATTCTGCTAAAATATGCtgaaattaattttctttttttaaataaaatgatATGGATTGCTCTTTTAATTTTTCTACTTTTGGTGGGGTTTAATTTGTTGGAACTTGGAAGAAGGTTGTATGATCAAACAACTACTACTTATAATAAGGTAATTAATTAATGAAGGATTCAAAAgtaaaataagtaaaataaatttaCCATAAGATGAAATGCTACAGTAGAAGGGGTAAGTGCATCTTATAATTCCAAAACAAGAAATAAAGAGGTAGAATTTAGTGGAAGGAGAAAAGGAGGGACATTATTATTAGAAAGAGAGATTAATGATGGAGCAACATTGAAAGTGTCAAGATTCTTTGTAAAAAGATGTTCTACTTAATTAATTATCCTATACCAATCATCATATCCTCTTTCTCCATGTacaaattattcaaattaatgaaaattttgaaattatacCATACagacaaataaattaaacaatagataattaaataaattaaattaaatcaaaagcataaataataaaagaaattaatagTATTTTGGTTTTAGTTGGTTGGCAGTCAGAATTGTTTGGAAGTTGGAATTGCCGACATGATCATCTACTTCCAGTACACCAAATTTTTGTAggaattaattaaagataaatcaAACTTCAAACTTNNNNNNNNNNNNNNNNNNNNNNNNNNNNNNNNNNNNNNNNNNNNNNNNNNNNNNNNNNATATACTTATGATTACAACTTTTGTTCATTCACATCCTTATTTGACTTTTTGGCAGTCATTAATATATAATTAAGGAGGGTCAGACACTTTCATTATTTCTCTGGCATTCATCAGGTGTGTAGAGATACTTAAAATTCCAGAGTGATAATTTCTAAGTGTATGTATGACATATTATAACATTTGTGATAGTTTTAGAATCTAAAACCGtcactaaattattattttttatgtatatttaaCAACGGATTGAAACTGacactaaatttttaatttttataattttttatttaatgacTATTTTAAACTGTCATAATATATTAAATGATGATTTGAAACTatcattaaattattaattaaggtANNNNNNNNNNNNNNNNNNNNNNNNNNNNNNNNNNNNNNNNNNNNNNNNNNNNNNNNNNNNNNNNNNNNNNNNNNNNNNNNNNNNNNNNNNNNNNNNNNNNNNNNNNNNNNNNNNNNNNNNNNNNNNNNNNNNNNNNNNNNNNNNNAAAGGTCACAAAAGTATTACAATATTATCTAATAGAAACACTTAAAAGTAAAGGTCACTAAATAAATGTAGTTATATATCTAATTTGTTGTAGTGCTATAATATAGTATATAtcattgttatttttttaaatgcttatgaaatttaaaaaatgttaTCATAATTATACAGTGGAAATATGTTATTCCTAAGTAGTGTTTCATAATGATTAATCAAATATGTAGTTGTGTGCAGTTATGAATATAtgtcatttttttattaaataaaattatagtgAAATAGTATTTCCATAATAATTTTCGTAAGATTTGCTTCATAATTAATGAAACGAGAAAGCTTTAGAGAAGGGATGAGAAATTACTAGTAATTAGTAATTTTAATCAACTAATTTAGATTAGTCGAGTAATCAACTCATTCGGATTAAAAAATactgttaaaaaaaaatttcaatatgCTTCATTAGTCATTAGGTCTTTATCGCTTAAAATTTTGTAATTACATAAGGTATAGTAGAGAAGAGTAGTGCAGtagttgaattttaatttaattttcaatttctatCAATTCTTTCTCAATAAGTTTATTTATGCTGacacaaataattaaaattaaacaagagTATATATAGTGAATGTTGATATGAAATTTCAGCATTCATCACCATAATAGCAGAACACATACATATGCTCttcattattttatttcattattttttatttcttctaataataataataataataacaataataataataataataaaactgcAGACAACATATTTAAATACCAAAAAAGTTAACAAAAATGGCTTTTCttgcttttcatttttcttttcccctCTGTGAATCTTTGCTTCAACTTTTCTTCAACACTTTTTTAAGCAATCATGGGCATGCTAAACGGTTAATTAATCTCCAACCCTTGCAATCTTCAACTCTTGAGATTTGAGagatatatacatacaacattgTTGTTCATTAGGCCCCACTATCATATCAATTATAAAAGGAGTCGGNNNNNNNNNNNNNNNNNNNNNNNNNNNNNNNNNNNNNNNNNNNNNNNNNNNNNNNNNNNNNNNNNNNNNNNNNNNNNNNNNNNNNNNNNNNNNNNNNNNNNNNNNNNNNNNNNNNNNNNNNNNNNNNNNNNNNNNNNNNNNNNNNNNNNNNNNNNNNNNNNNNNNNNNNNNNNNNNNNNNNNNNNNNNNNNNNNNNNNNNNNNNNNNNNNNNNNNNNNNNNNNNNNNNNNNNNNNNNNNNNNNNNNNNNCTTACTATCATATTTTTAACATTTGCagatgaatatttttttaatgaatttgtaaatatcatatttttttataaattaagtgTTTGAAACAAGAGTTACCAAAGGTTGTGTTATATACATATACTCGTTTGTTCACCGAATAATTATTGACTTAATGTTCTTCATTATCAGATGTAAAACTCAAATCGATTAGGTTTTAGTTACACTGTAtccaacataaaaaaatattaaataaatcaattttttcgTGTAAAAAATGACATTCTTTTTTTAGGAGATTCTAAAATCACACTCATTTTcgcttttatttataaaaatgtcATTTTCTTTCACATATAAAGAGAAATTTTACAAAAATGCATGACTAATATAAACAAAGTTGTATTAGATATATACAATCTTTACcgtaaaataaataatgaatattCTGGTGATTAGGACATTCTNNNNNNNNNNNNNGAATCTATCATATAGTAAAAATATCTTTTATGTAAATATTCATCTTCTTAGAGATAAATTTTCTACAAGTTTAGGAGCATGATTATTGATTGGGAATTGATTCTTACTAAATACTACCCCTTTTGTGACATTGTTTCCATTACATAATAGATTTCATAAACTTCATGAACATTTTTGTCAATTGCATGATCTGTGGGATCTAGGTGCATTGGTCAAACAATGACTAGGATCAATTTGTGACATTGTTTCCATTATATGcatgcatgtttttcttttcaagaataaaataaaataaacattacTATAAGACTGTTGAGACTTGTGAGAGAATGTTGTGAATTATTGGAAacagaaaacgctaaaaacctgGAATTAAATTTAAAAGCTGAGGCCAAAAATCACCAAAAACATGTTTCCACTGTCCCTGAATTCTACATTTTCCACAAACAAAAATTTTGTACTTACAATAATATGAAGCGTTTCAAGTATTCAAGAATACTAGTATTTCAACGATTTTAACTATTTATTTCAATCttaaaatatatacatagttAAAATTAACGGTTAAAATCATAATAATATCAATCTTAAAACACTCAATTTTTTCTTACAATATGGTGAATTTTAAGATTGGACATTTTAGTCTCCCAACTTTTGAAATACACAAAATTCTCCAAGTTTAATTTCGACAAACAAATTAGTTCCTAAGTTTTTCCGTCACTAACAAACGGAAAATACTGACATGAAGACTTGGATTAGCATACGTATTGTATTGTATTGTATtgtattgttctctttaatttgtcTTGTTCGCAAACATAGACAATTGACTGTCACGTGTGCTAATCCAAGCCTCCATGTCAGTATTTTTCATTTGTCATTGACGGAAAAACAAGGCTAGAGACTAATTCGTTTGTCAAAATTAAACTGAGAATGTTTTGTGTATTTCAAAAGTTGGGAGACTAAAGTGTCTAATCTTAAAGATCTCAGAGACTGATTTAGATAATTACTCTCCACCAAGTGTATATTCACATGCAACAGCAATTACATGAGTTAGAAATATAACAACATAACTAAATGCTGTTAGAACATAATAATCAAATCGTCAAATATTTGGCAAGTAAAAACAGCTCGAGTAAGTTCAACAGAAACTATGGAATAGAACATGAATAGAACACTCTTCATTACTGTTAAAGAGTGTTGCTACATATGAACATTCAAACTTGACACAAGGTTCCTAACTtatatttcagatttttaactTCTTTTTTCTGTTTAAActtcttagtttaatttttttacaataaacaataaataaagaGGATAAACTGTACAAGAAATTGAAACTTCTATATCAGGGTGTTTGCTGAAAGCAGCAAGACCCTTTTGTTTCTTTATTGTCAACTCATGAATTTATGTTTAGAACTTAAAATTAAGCACTGAAGTCTTTGGATGTGATTGAAATCAGGTGGTCAAAAACAGtcatctttcttttatttattcagAGACACAAAATTTGGTGACAAGCAGAATCTAGACCAAGTTGTATTGTGTTATGGCATATCAAGACATTTGAACTATCAACTAATTAAGGGGCATAATTTCTATGGACTATTACTGTAGCAGTCTTTTCCACATTCATGTGAAGAAATCATGATGATACCCCATAAGATGTCTCTTTAAAGTAGTTATTATTGTTGATgagaatttaatttaataaattatcACATTGACCATACTcattttggttttgaaaattcttGAATTTCAAATATTTTGGATGGGTGCTTCATATCAACATCATACTAGTGTCAACATATATAGATAATAAATTATTGCAAAAAGGTATCTGCATAAATAACATTGTTAGAATTTGATCTACACAAAGCTCAGCACAAGAATAAGTACAAGAGGATTAACATGTCTTAGAAGCTAATAATTTCAATTAAGGCCAATTTTATAcaattcaaacatttcttcttAGGTTAAAGGGACTAACCATTCTTTGTTCTCTTCATCAAATGTTGTCATGATCATAATTCATAAATGATAAAGGTTCCTCATTTACAAATTCTACAAAAATAATGGCCGAAAAAGGAAAAAGATGGATGATTCATTAGAATCAAAACTGATGATAACAAGATCACTAACATGCTTTTTACTTCTTCTAATACCCTcctacttcaattcaattccaGGTCACAAAAATTTCTTCCACTAAAATGATAAGAGAATAATAGAAGTGCTGGAAAGAATATGATAAATCCTACAATTACACAATACTAAATAAGTTGAAAAAAGATGCAACATTACACTAAGGATGCATCAGCATAGACATCAGCTAACATACCCTCCTCACTGCTGCCGCTCATGGCAAACAGTTCTGCATCCTTCTCTTCCTCGCTACTAAAGTCTCTCCTTTCAAGCTTGGCATGAGCTGCAACATACACCATTTTCTGGGCTCTTTCCAATGCAACTCTTGATTGTTTATTTGTAGATATTTTCCTCATGAAAGACCAATTACTCTTAAATCCGCATGAGGTCGCATGCAGAAAGATAAGCCTTACCGCAATCTTCCCCAAGGATTTGAACTCACTCAAGCATGTTTCCCAAACAAGCCTACTACCCAATGGGTTTGCGACTTTCATCCTCCCCGTCGCCGGATCCCTCTGCTTTATTTGAACTGCCTGCGCATAAAGAGGGTCGAGCCCTTCTGACCTCCATTTCATTAGCTCCATCAACACAACATGAGCTTCTTCTCTCGAAGCAAGCCTTGTCAATAACTTATCTACATCTTTCTCCTGATCACGTGTCAAGCACTTGAATGGAGGAAGATACTTTCCACTTGTGTCTTTGATCAAGTAAAGCGGATCAAGAATAAATGCTGCTGCCCATGCCGGGTGATAATTCTTTCTGAATCTCTTTTCCACTATTTTCTCTGCAGGACCTTCCGCAATGTTGTACTTGGAACACCATTCTTTCACCTTGGTTCTCAACTCCTCCCAAAGAGGCAAGCATCTACCAATCAGTGGTCGCTCAGCTTCAATGTCCTGAATCATTCCTCTTATGACCTTCACAATGGAATAAACGGCTTCTAACTCATTCCAAAAGCCCTCATTCTGAACCATTGCAGCCACCTCCCTGGCCAGTGGATCCTCCATGCAGTTTAACTTAAACGTATCCTCCATCACAACCATCTGGATCACCCTTGCACAGCTCCAAATGTCCTCCAACATCGGAAACAAAGCAGCAAAGTTCTTTAAAGGGTCACATTTCGGCGAAGGGACTCGAATCAACCCTGAATACTCCATCTCCTGCATCCTGTACTTGAGAAAACTATTTCTGACCTGAGATTCATTGTCTATAAAATTCGCAACCTTAAGGCAATTCTCAATGACAACCCTGAAAAGTGGTAGCTCGTTGTTAAAATCCTTGATTAAACTAATGAACCCCTGAAGCTGACAAGAAGTATTTACCATCCAATGGTTCTGAGCCTCCAAGTTCCTCAAAGCCTTGGCCTTGAACTTGTCTGCAACAATCCCAACACACCTTTGAACAACACTTCCACTGGCACCAGTCACAGTCTCCCACAGAACCTCCTCAGCATAACTGGAAGACACAACTCCACCAGTGAACAAAGCCTTCTGGAACACACTAGTACCATTGGGAAGATTCACCACAAACTTCACCAAATTCTCACCACCACAACACAAACTATACCAATTCCTATTCTTCCAACCATCACTAGCCACCTGAAAGAACATGGCATCCCTTATCTTGGCCTCAGACTCAGCCTTGGCCTCACTGAACTTAGCATCAAGCCTTGGACCTGAGATTTCACGCCTCAAAGTATTTGTTGCAGGCAAACCAACCTGGCTTAGAAAAGCCTGAAACTTTCTGTGCTCAATTGTGGCCAGAGACACAGAACCACAAGTCTCACACAACCAATCAGAGAGCAACTCAAGGGCAGAGTTGACCTGCTCCTTACTCAAAGCAGGACCAGGTGAGGTCTTAgggctcttgagcttcttcacacTGTCCTCAAACATAGCCAAAGCACACAAATCTTCCTTCCCACCAGACAGCACTAaatgctgctgctgctgatgatgCTGATGCTGATTATGATGATGGTGCTGGTTCACAGAGTTACCATGCACCTGAGTGTACCCAATTTCACCACCAAAAGGACCAAACTTTGAAGACTCCACCATTGCCAAGGCATGATTTTGATAAGGAACAGGTGAAGCAGGTGAAGCCCTCTTCCTGCTATTGTTGCTATGGTTCGAACCGGTGTTGACCACTGAGATTGGAAGCGGAGAAGGAACCGAACCGGGCCTCAATCCTGTGCTGAAATTGGGACACGTGCCCCTCTTGAGATGCTCGGAAGCTGTTCTTGAAGGGTTGGAAGCAGAGAAAACAGAGTCACACAGAGAACACTTGAGTTTCACCGATTTGGGGGCGCCGGAATCGGGGTTCCGAACAAGAATGGGTTCGAGATGGGTCCAGTACCAAGCACCCTTCCCCTTTATGGCTTTGGTTCGAACCGTGATGAGTGCGTCGAACCGTTTTGTGAGGGCTTTGGCGGCGATGTCGTCAGGGGAAGGAAGAGGGTCGGTGGAGTTGGTGGAGTTTGTGGAAGCCATTGTTGGTGTTGGTGTGAAAAGGGTATCTGAATTTTGTTCCAAAATGGGGTCTTTGAGGTGAAGGGTCAGAACAGGGTGGTTGTTATGGTGGTTGGGGGTGGTGGTGAGGGTGGTGGCGTCACCATTGGGGTGGTGGCAGTGAGTCTCGTTTTGGGGCATTTAGCCATAAAGGGTCATCACCCACTGCCACTTATGCTGAATTGGAATGTTATTAATGGAAGCATAAAAAGAAGACgactaagtgtttgatgaattgtcccagagaaaaacaagaagaaaaagaggaggaacaagaagaagatggaagaggTTTTAAGAGAGTGTGATTGTGTTTGTGATTGTGAGAGTGTGAGTGAGTGAGAGTGTGTGAATATAGAGAGGTGCCATGAACAGGGAAggtgagaaagaaagaaagagaagagaaggagagaaaaGTAGGAGAGAGAAACAAGAGAGAGAAAGTATGAGTCAACCAAATTTGTATTTCTCAACCAAAAAGGGGACAgctttttttttaacttattttattttttatttctttctttttgggGAATTAGGTAAAACAAATAAACCATTTTGGGAATTAAGNNNNNNNNNNNNNNNNNNNNNNNNNNNNNNNNNNNNNNNNNNNNNNNNNNNNNNNNNNNNNNNNNNNNNNNNNNNNNNNNNNNNNNNNNNCTAagaccaacaaaaaaaaaagttgcaCAACAATTCTTGTAGGAACAATTGAAGACTTCTTTTATGAGTTCCAAGtggtaaaagaataaaataaatttaggcAAAGAGCAATAAGCAATCTATTGATGATTTGTTTAGCCATTTTATCTGACTATTTTCATATATTATAAAGTATTtgttagaaacaaaaaaaattcaaaccatACAACACACAAAaagtattaaataaaatataaataagttcTTACATAATAAATTACATTAAGAAATGATTGTTGGAAAAAGAAATATTACACATTTTCCAAATCACAAAAtcacttttaaaataaaaacaaaaaaaacaaaattgtGTTTTCAAAT carries:
- the LOC107644720 gene encoding uncharacterized protein LOC107644720 — translated: MPQNETHCHHPNGDATTLTTTPNHHNNHPVLTLHLKDPILEQNSDTLFTPTPTMASTNSTNSTDPLPSPDDIAAKALTKRFDALITVRTKAIKGKGAWYWTHLEPILVRNPDSGAPKSVKLKCSLCDSVFSASNPSRTASEHLKRGTCPNFSTGLRPGSVPSPLPISVVNTGSNHSNNSRKRASPASPVPYQNHALAMVESSKFGPFGGEIGYTQVHGNSVNQHHHHNQHQHHQQQQHLVLSGGKEDLCALAMFEDSVKKLKSPKTSPGPALSKEQVNSALELLSDWLCETCGSVSLATIEHRKFQAFLSQVGLPATNTLRREISGPRLDAKFSEAKAESEAKIRDAMFFQVASDGWKNRNWYSLCCGGENLVKFVVNLPNGTSVFQKALFTGGVVSSSYAEEVLWETVTGASGSVVQRCVGIVADKFKAKALRNLEAQNHWMVNTSCQLQGFISLIKDFNNELPLFRVVIENCLKVANFIDNESQVRNSFLKYRMQEMEYSGLIRVPSPKCDPLKNFAALFPMLEDIWSCARVIQMVVMEDTFKLNCMEDPLAREVAAMVQNEGFWNELEAVYSIVKVIRGMIQDIEAERPLIGRCLPLWEELRTKVKEWCSKYNIAEGPAEKIVEKRFRKNYHPAWAAAFILDPLYLIKDTSGKYLPPFKCLTRDQEKDVDKLLTRLASREEAHVVLMELMKWRSEGLDPLYAQAVQIKQRDPATGRMKVANPLGSRLVWETCLSEFKSLGKIAVRLIFLHATSCGFKSNWSFMRKISTNKQSRVALERAQKMVYVAAHAKLERRDFSSEEEKDAELFAMSGSSEEGMLADVYADASLV